The Armatimonadota bacterium region ACCGCTGAGGGAACATTTTTCGCGTCTGTATCGTCTACGAGGATGGTAAATCACTCCACTAATCCCAAAGGGAGGGACCGGTATGTCTCGCCTTGTCTGGACGCTTGCACTGGTGCTGTGGAGTCTTCCGCTGTTTGCCCAGGAACAGATGTGCACCTACCAGAAGTGCTACGGTTCTGGAACCCTGCTCATCACCAACATCCCCAGTACGGCTGGAACGATTGAAATGGCAGTGCGCAACATCCTGTGCCCGGAGGGGGTTACTCCTCCTGATGATCCACTGGCGGGCAAGCTGGTCTTCCGCACGGTGACGCTCGCAGCACCTGGCAGCTGGCCTCCCATCGCGCCGGTAACGGTGGTCATGCACGACGCCGAGCGGTACGCAATGGAGAAGCCGTTTGAGGCAACGTTCAGCGGACCAGCCACTGCGCACATCGGCTTTACCCGCAGGGGCATCAAGGGCACACTGAAGGTTACCGTCATCGACTGGCGCGACCCCACCGACGCACTGGGACCCAGCCTCATGCTGTTCGACACCGTTCAGATGACCTTCGTGCCTGAAAACTCCACGCTTCCTTACCAGCTGGAATGGCAGGGTATCGTGTGGAAGGGGGACCTGATTGTCTTTGAGCGCTGGGGCAGGTAAGCTCTGCCCAGCCCCTGCACGGTTTTGTGCAGGGGCTTTTTTTGTTTTCTCTGCATGTGATACAATAGCGTCACCCTGGTAGATGTGAAGGAGCAGAGCCGATGAAGGAAACCCGTTGTGACGTGTTGATTGTAGGCGGTGGAACCGGAGGCTGTGCCGCAGCAATGGCAGCTTCCAGCCTCGGTCTGAAAGTGGTGATGACCGAGGAGACCGAATGGATTGGCGGGCAGCTGACCGCTCAAGCGGTGCCGCCTGACGAGCACCCGTGGATCGAAAGTTTTGGCTGTACGGCGCGCTATCGGCAGTACCGAAACGCAGTACGCCAGTTCTACCGCGAGCATTACCCGCTTACCCCACAGGCTCGCAATCACCCGCGTCTGAACCCGGGCAACGGCTGGGTATCGCGCCTTTGCCACGAACCGCGTGTGGGGCTGGCGGTGCTGAATGCCATGTTGCACTATGCCCGTACCGCCGGGCGGCTGGATGTGCGCCTGCACCGCAAGCCGATTTCTGCCGAGGTGGAAGGCGACAGGGTGCTCGCGGTGACCGTACGCAACTTGCACACTGGAGAGGAAGAGGTGATCCAGGCACGCTACGTGCTGGATGCTACCGAGCTGGGTGACCTGTTGCCGATGACCGGAACCGAGTACGTGGTGGGCGCGGAGTCGCAGCGCGAAACGGGAGAACCCCATGCGGTGGAGGGGGATGCACAGCCAGATAATGTGCAGGGAATCACCTGGTGCTTTGCGATGGCGTACGACCCCGATGGTGACCACACGATCGAAAAGCCCGCCCAGTACGAACGCTGGCGCGAGTACCAGCCCCCCTTCTGGCCCGACAGACTGCTCGGCTGGTACACTGCCCATCCGATAACGCTGGAAAAGACACGCTGGTTCCTTTTCCCGCACGAGTCCAGCAACCCGTATCGTTCCCTGTTTACCTACCGGCGCATCGTCTGCCGTGACCACTATCCACCGGAGCTTGCGCCGCATGAGGTGACCATCGTCAACTGGCCACAGAACGACTACTTTGTGGGTACGATCATCGACCAGCCCGAAGAGGTGGTGCGGCAGAGGCTGGAGGAGGCGCGACAGCTTTCGCTCAGCCTGCTCTACTGGCTGCAGACGGAGGCGCCTCGTCCCGACGGCGGCATCGGCTATCCCGGTCTGTACCTGCGTCCCGACATCACCGGCACCGACGATGGGCTGGCGATGTATCCCTATATCCGCGAGTCCCGGCGCATCCGAGCCGTGTTCACCGTGACCGAGCATCACGTGGCGTCGGAACTGAACCCCGGCGCGGACAGGGCGCGACCGTTCCACGATAGCGTGGGAGTGGGCTGTTACCGCATCGACCTGCATCCCAGCACCAACGGCACGAACTCCATCGACATCGGTGCGTTGCCTTTCCAGATACCGCTGGGTGCGCTGCTGCCGATAAGGATGCGTAACCTGTTGCCCGCCTGCAAGAATATTGGCACCACACATATCACCAATGGTTGCTTCCGACTGCACCCGGTGGAGTGGAACATCGGCGAGGCGGCTGGTTTACTCGCCGCGTTTTGTATCCAGCGCAGCGCGGAGCCGCATCAGGTCAGGGAAGAGGAGAACTTACTGACGGAGTATCAAAACCTGCTGCGGGCACAGGGGGTGGAGCTGGAGTGGCCGCAGACGCATCCGGTGTGACCTGCTAAAACATCACCTCATACTGCTGGCGATGGATGGCTTGCATGTAGCCCAGAGCAAGAAAGCAGACAATCACCGCTGTGCCCCCGAAGCTCACGAAGGGCAGCCACACCCCTACTACAGGCAGGATGCCAATGACCATGCCCGTGTTGACGATGACGTGGTAGGCAAAAAAGGTGGTGATTCCTGCTGCAATCAGGCGCACGTAGAGCCGATGTGACTGCAAAATCAGGCGTGAGAAACGCCATAGCAGCACAGCGTACGCCGACAGCAAGGCGATACTGCCTGCGAATCCCGTCTCCTCCGCGACGACCGTAAAGATGAAGTCGGTATGTTGTTCGGGAATGAACAACAGCACGTTCTGTGTACCGTGAAACAACCCCTTACCGAACACCTGCCCAGAGCCCACCGCAATACGCGCCTGCAGAATGTGGTAGCCCGAGCCGCGCGGGTCGCGCTGAGGGTTCAGGAAGGCAACCAGTCGGTTCTTCTGGTAGTCTTCCAGCACATCCAGGTGCCATAACGCGGTGAATGCCACAGCCCCCATCAGCACGACAACCCCAAGATGCTTCAGTTTCGCCCCCGCCAGCATCATCATCCCGAACCATATCGCGATGATGACCAGCGAGGTTCCCAGGTCGGGCTGTTTGAATATCAGCAGTACGGGAACGCCGATGTATAACAGCGATTTTGCCACTGTCCATGGTTCGCGGATTTTCTCCTCCCGGCTGGCAAGCCACGCCGCCAGTGTCAGGATGACAAAAATCTTTGCGATTTCAGAGGGCTGGAAATGAAAGCCTCCCGGAAGAGGGATCCAGCGTTGAGAACCCTTCGTGGTTTTACCGGCGATGTCTACGAGTACCAGCAGGGAGACGTTTATCCCGTAAAACCATTTCGTCCACCGTAGCCACGTTTGCACCGGCACAGAGGCGATCACAAACATCGCCACAATCCCGATGCCCATTGCGATGGCTTGTTTGCGCACGAAAAGCAGGCTGTCGCCCTGCGCCCGTCGTGCGCTGTCAATCATCACCAGACCCACCGCACACAACAGCAGGGCTACCAGAATGGTCGTCCAGTCCAGTTCTCGGAGGTATTTTCTCATCCTCGTCTCACTTGCAGTGTACCCACTTTGCTGCCAAACGACAAGAGGAGTTGGTGGGGGCAGGTTGCATTTCGCTCTTGGTTGTGCGAAAATACGTATAGTCAGTCCAACAGTGTCTTTATGCAGGTGGAGCCCAGAATGAACCGTTTAGAACTCGCCAAGCGCATTGACCACACCCTGCTTCGACCTACCGGCACCTGTGCGGATATTGAGCGGTTGTGTGAGGAGGCTCTGCAGTACCACTTCGCCAGCGTGTGTATCCAGCCGTGCTGGCTGAAAATAGCCGTGCGCTATCTGGAAGGGAGCGATGTTGCCGTGGGCACAGTGGTGGGGTTCCCATTGGGGGCGAACATGCCTGCGGTCAAGCTGTATGAGGCAGAACAGGCACTGGCGGCAGGCGCCACTGAACTGGACATGGTTATCGCCCTTCCCGCTTTGAAGTCGGGTGACTGGCGCACGGTGCACCACGAGATAGAGCAGATAGCCTCTTTGTGTCGCTCGGCAAAGCCTGCGGCAGTGCTGAAGGCGATTATTGAGTGCTGTTACCTGACGCAAGAAGAGAAGATTCAGGCAACGCGCGTGGTAGCGGAAAGCGGTGCGGATTTCGTCAAGACCTCTACCGGTTTCGGTGAAGGTGGAGCCACTATCGAGGATGTGCGACTGTTACGCTCCGCGGCGCCGCCTGCTCTCAAAGTGAAAGCGGCAGGGGGAATTCGCACGCTGAGCCTGGCGCTGGAACTGCTTCGGGCAGGCGCAGACCGCATCGGCACCAGCAGTGGGGTGACCCTGCTACAACAGATGGAGGAGGGAGCTTAGTTGCCGCCCGTCAACGTGCAGGCGATTGTGCTGCGCAGGCGTTCACTGGGCGAGGCGGACAAAGTGCTCACCCTCTTCACCCGCGAAATGGGTAAACTGTCTGCCATCGCCAAAGGGTCACGCAAACCCACCAGCAAGCTGGCGGGAGCCACCGAGACCTGTGTGCGAGCGCGTTTTCATCTGGCTCAGGGCAAGACCTTCTGGATAGTCACACAAGCTTCCGTAGAACGCGCACGGGCGCGTCTGCATCGCTTGCTGGTCAACGCCACCGCCGCACTCTACGCCTGCGAGCTGGTAGACTGTCTGCTGGAGGAGGGAGTGCCCGAGGAAGACCTCTTTGATCTCCTGTCGGGTACCCTGGACGAGCTGGAGAGCAGTGAACGTCCGATGTGGACTCTGTGCCTGCTGGAGAACGCCATCCTGCTGCAGCAGGGGTATACTCCCGTGCTGGACACCTGCGCCCGTTGCGGGAAGCCAGTGGATGCGGAGCAGATTGCCTTTCTACCCGGTGCAGGTGGAGTCTTGTGTGCTGCGTGTGTGCGGGCGGAAAATAACGTGGTGAATCTGTCGCGTCTGGCATGGCTCACGTGGCGTGTGCTGAACGCAAGTGGCCAGGTAGACTTTCCGGGAGAGCCCACAGCAACGGAACTGGAGTATGCTGTACACCTGCATCTGAGGTACCATCTGGATAGAGAGATGAGGAGCACGCAGGTGCTCTGGCAACTGCGGCAGGAGCTGTGAGGAGGAGAGGTATGTTCCTGAAGGTTGTTCGTCTCATCCTGCAGGTGGCAGCCCTGACGCTTTGGGGGCTATCTGCCATCGTCTCTGCCCAGACCATCTTCGCCGAGCGTGTGGTGGAACATCGTCTGGCTAACGGGCTTCGCGTGCTGATCCTGCCCCGCAAGCAATCGCCCACCTGTGCCTTTTACATCCTGCATCGCGTGGGGGGCGTTGATGAGGAGAGCGGACGCACCGGCGTGACACACCTGCTGGAGCATATGCTCTTTAAGGGAACGACCACCATCGGCACACGTGACTACGAGAAAGAGAAACCGATTTGGGACGAGATAGAACGCCTGCACGATGAACTGGAAGCGGAACGGACGAAAGGCGATGGGGCAGACAAACAGCGGATCGCCGAGCTGAGGCAACGCGAGCAGGAACTGCTGCAACAGGTGAGCCAGTGGTTGATACCGCAGGAGTATGACCGCATTTTCGAGCGGGCAGGTAGCCCCGGCACGAACGCCTGGACATCCAACGATGTGACCGTGTACACCGTCAGCGTGCCAGCGAACCGCCTGGAGCTCGCTGCGCTCCTGCAGGCAGACCAGATGAGCCACCCCGTCTGGAGACAGTTCTATCAGGAACGCGATGTGGTGCTGGAAGAGCGTCGCCAAAGCGTGAACGACAGTCCCGAAGGTGCGCTCTGGGAGGCTTTTCTGGCGACCGCTTTTCTGGTGCATCCGTATCGTAACCCCGTCATCGGCTGGGAGTCAGATGTTTCGCGCTTGCGTACGGCAGACATTGACCGCTTTTTCCGTGCCTACTATGCTCCGAACAACACCTGGCTGGCGGTGGTGGGAGATGTAGAGCC contains the following coding sequences:
- a CDS encoding FAD-dependent oxidoreductase gives rise to the protein MKETRCDVLIVGGGTGGCAAAMAASSLGLKVVMTEETEWIGGQLTAQAVPPDEHPWIESFGCTARYRQYRNAVRQFYREHYPLTPQARNHPRLNPGNGWVSRLCHEPRVGLAVLNAMLHYARTAGRLDVRLHRKPISAEVEGDRVLAVTVRNLHTGEEEVIQARYVLDATELGDLLPMTGTEYVVGAESQRETGEPHAVEGDAQPDNVQGITWCFAMAYDPDGDHTIEKPAQYERWREYQPPFWPDRLLGWYTAHPITLEKTRWFLFPHESSNPYRSLFTYRRIVCRDHYPPELAPHEVTIVNWPQNDYFVGTIIDQPEEVVRQRLEEARQLSLSLLYWLQTEAPRPDGGIGYPGLYLRPDITGTDDGLAMYPYIRESRRIRAVFTVTEHHVASELNPGADRARPFHDSVGVGCYRIDLHPSTNGTNSIDIGALPFQIPLGALLPIRMRNLLPACKNIGTTHITNGCFRLHPVEWNIGEAAGLLAAFCIQRSAEPHQVREEENLLTEYQNLLRAQGVELEWPQTHPV
- a CDS encoding rod shape-determining protein RodA is translated as MRKYLRELDWTTILVALLLCAVGLVMIDSARRAQGDSLLFVRKQAIAMGIGIVAMFVIASVPVQTWLRWTKWFYGINVSLLVLVDIAGKTTKGSQRWIPLPGGFHFQPSEIAKIFVILTLAAWLASREEKIREPWTVAKSLLYIGVPVLLIFKQPDLGTSLVIIAIWFGMMMLAGAKLKHLGVVVLMGAVAFTALWHLDVLEDYQKNRLVAFLNPQRDPRGSGYHILQARIAVGSGQVFGKGLFHGTQNVLLFIPEQHTDFIFTVVAEETGFAGSIALLSAYAVLLWRFSRLILQSHRLYVRLIAAGITTFFAYHVIVNTGMVIGILPVVGVWLPFVSFGGTAVIVCFLALGYMQAIHRQQYEVMF
- a CDS encoding 2-deoxyribose-5-phosphate aldolase — protein: MNRLELAKRIDHTLLRPTGTCADIERLCEEALQYHFASVCIQPCWLKIAVRYLEGSDVAVGTVVGFPLGANMPAVKLYEAEQALAAGATELDMVIALPALKSGDWRTVHHEIEQIASLCRSAKPAAVLKAIIECCYLTQEEKIQATRVVAESGADFVKTSTGFGEGGATIEDVRLLRSAAPPALKVKAAGGIRTLSLALELLRAGADRIGTSSGVTLLQQMEEGA
- the recO gene encoding DNA repair protein RecO → MPPVNVQAIVLRRRSLGEADKVLTLFTREMGKLSAIAKGSRKPTSKLAGATETCVRARFHLAQGKTFWIVTQASVERARARLHRLLVNATAALYACELVDCLLEEGVPEEDLFDLLSGTLDELESSERPMWTLCLLENAILLQQGYTPVLDTCARCGKPVDAEQIAFLPGAGGVLCAACVRAENNVVNLSRLAWLTWRVLNASGQVDFPGEPTATELEYAVHLHLRYHLDREMRSTQVLWQLRQEL
- a CDS encoding peptidase M16, which codes for MFLKVVRLILQVAALTLWGLSAIVSAQTIFAERVVEHRLANGLRVLILPRKQSPTCAFYILHRVGGVDEESGRTGVTHLLEHMLFKGTTTIGTRDYEKEKPIWDEIERLHDELEAERTKGDGADKQRIAELRQREQELLQQVSQWLIPQEYDRIFERAGSPGTNAWTSNDVTVYTVSVPANRLELAALLQADQMSHPVWRQFYQERDVVLEERRQSVNDSPEGALWEAFLATAFLVHPYRNPVIGWESDVSRLRTADIDRFFRAYYAPNNTWLAVVGDVEPERVIALVEKYFGGIPAQPLPERRIPEEPPQRGVRRVVVKMPANPQMLMGFHKPSAPHEDDVVFEVIQGILTRGRTSRLYRELVEKQKVALSVSAYSVPGDRYPNLFVIDAVPRYPHTVQELEQAIWREIGRLRTQPVTEAELNRMRTWAEADFIRELRSNEGMATQLLWADAVLGDWRELFRFVERVRKVTAQDVMRVARKYLHRENCTIAVLEPTSEASQ